A region of the Lysobacter sp. K5869 genome:
CGCCGGCTTTTTCCTGATCCTGCTGTCGCTGCCGGCCGGCGCGGCGGCGGCGATGGTGTGCGGGTTCCGCCTGGCCCGCCGCTGGGTTTCGCGAGCGCAGCCTGGAGCCGCGCCCGCGGCCGAGCCCGCCGCGCGCGAGGCCGGCGAGGCCTGACTGTCGGTGGCGTAGCGGTCGCTGCGGGCCGCGCGCCCGGCCTCGGCCACCGTGGCCGGCGCAATAAAAAAGCCGGGCCCGTGGGGGCCCGGCCAATGCCGGCGTGGGGGAGGGGTACGCCGTAATCGGGTCGCGTCCGTTTCGGCCCTGGGGGCGGGCCGAAGCACGCCGTGCTCAGGCCGCCAGACGCTGCGGCCGCGGAATCGAGGCATGCGCCGCGGCCAGCGCGTCGGCGCGGTGCTGCGGCGAATACGACACGCCCTCGGCGCGCACGAATTCCACATCGGTGACGCCGATGAAGCCCAGCACGTGGCGCAGATAGGTCTCCTGGAAGTCGCTCGGCTGGCCGCTGTGCAGGCCGCCGCGGCCGCTGGCGACGATGGCCTTCTTGCCCTTGGCCAGGCCTTCCGGGCCATTGGCGGTATAGCGGAAGGTCTTGCCGGCCACCGCCACGCGGTCGATCCACGCTTTCAGCGTCGAAGGGATGCCGAAGTTGTACATCGGCGCGCCGATCACGATCACGTCGGCTTCCAGGAATTGTTGCAGGATGCGCTCGGATCGCTCGGATTCGGCCGGATCGTCCTTTGCCAGGGAACGCCCGGTAAGATGGGGGATCGGGTCGGCGTCCAGATCGAGATGTTCGACGTTCAGGCCCGGCAGATCGTCCTGCCAGCGCGCCGCCACCGCCGCGGACAGTTCGCGAGTCACGGAATTTGCGCCCAGAGCGCTTGAATCGATGTGCAGAAGCTTCATGTCGGGACCTCGTCGGGTCGTTCGGATGCGGGCGTTGCCGCGTTGAGGCAAAGTCTGGATCGTTGCGGCTATGGAATAAAGCTGGTTCAATATCACTCGCTGTTCTAATTTTGGAACTATCGTCATGCACGATCTGAATGACCTGTACTACTTCGCGATGGTCGTGGACCACGCCGGTTTCGCCGCCGCCGAGCGCGCGCTGGGCATTCCCAAGTCGCGTCTGAGCCGGCGCATCAGCCAGTTGGAAACCGATCTGGGCGTGCGTTTGCTGCAGCGTTCCACCCGCCGCTTCGCGGTCACCGAAGTCGGCAACAGCGTGTATCGCC
Encoded here:
- a CDS encoding NAD(P)H-dependent oxidoreductase: MKLLHIDSSALGANSVTRELSAAVAARWQDDLPGLNVEHLDLDADPIPHLTGRSLAKDDPAESERSERILQQFLEADVIVIGAPMYNFGIPSTLKAWIDRVAVAGKTFRYTANGPEGLAKGKKAIVASGRGGLHSGQPSDFQETYLRHVLGFIGVTDVEFVRAEGVSYSPQHRADALAAAHASIPRPQRLAA